One part of the Oncorhynchus clarkii lewisi isolate Uvic-CL-2024 chromosome 7, UVic_Ocla_1.0, whole genome shotgun sequence genome encodes these proteins:
- the LOC139413618 gene encoding probable aminopeptidase NPEPL1: protein MCDKVQRASIHRRKMANVVLEFKASAGDSEPQNRPVLIVGQLNNLAQTNWTQVKGKLQPAVSEKVWQAALTALNPNPTDSCPLYLSHAAVAALPSRVSRHNSPSSAHFLSRLVRTCLPGGTSRCILVVCERSDVFASACAIARAFPIFSRRSASSRRTEKKEVTVEFITVGQDNGPLDPTILQCLANAADGVRLAARIVDTPCNEMNTDHFLEEIKAVGTELGISPVIIRGEELKQKGFGGIYGVGKAAVNPPALAVLSHKPDGATQTIAWVGKGIVYDTGGLSIKGKTNMPGMKRDCGGAAAILGAFKATVKQGFKDNLHAVFCLAENAVGPAATRPDDIHTLYSGKTVEINNTDAEGRLVLSDGVVYASKDLSADIILDMATLTGAQGISTGKYHCAVMTNSEQWEMACVSAGRSSGDLAHPLVYCPELHFSEFTSAVADMKNSVADRENATSSCAGLFIGSHLGFDWPGVWVHVDIASPVHAGERATGFGVALLMALFGQASDDPMLNQVSPLGAARMNAASGDPMVRDSKRRRLV from the exons ATGTGCGATAAAGTGCAAAGGGCATCAATCCATCGGAGAAAGATGGCGAACGTGGTGCTCGAGTTCAAGGCTTCTGCTGGAGATTCGGAGCCTCAAAATCGTCCTGTCCTGATTGTCGGTCAACTGAATAACTTGGCCCAAACAAACTGGACCCAGGTCAAGGGGAAATTGCAGCCAGCTGTCAGCGAAAAG gTCTGGCAGGCTGCTCTCACTGctctgaaccctaaccctactgaCAGCTGCCCTCTGTACTTGAGCCATGCAGCTGTGGCAGCCCTGCCCTCACGGGTTAGCAGACACAACAGCCCTTCCTCTGCCCACTTCCTTTCCCGTCTGGTCCGTACCTGCCTGCCTGGAGGGACAAGCCGCTGCATCCTG GTGGTGTGTGAGCGGTCTGATGTGTTTGCCTCAGCCTGTGCCATCGCCCGGGCTTTCCCCATATTCTCCCGTCGTTCTGCCTCCTCCCGCAGGACCGAGAAGAAAGAAGTCACTGTGGAGTTCATCACTGTGGGCCAAGACAACGGACCACTGGACCCCACTATACTGCAG TGTCTTGCCAATGCTGCTGATGGAGTGAGACTGGCAGCACGGATTGTGGACACACCGTGCAATGAGATGAATACTGATCACTTCTTGGAG GAGATTAAGGCAGTGGGAACTGAACTGGGCATTTCTCCTGTTATCATTCGAGGAGAGGAACTGAAACAGAAAGGATTTGGAG GCATCTATGGAGTGGGCAAAGCAGCGGTGAACCCCCCTGCTCTGGCAGTCCTGAGCCACAAACCAGATGGCGCCACCCAGACTATTGCATGGGTGGGCAAGGGAATTGTATATGACACTGGAGGCCTCAGCATCAAGGGAAAG ACCAACATGCCTGGGATGAAGAGAGACTGTGGTGGGGCAGCAGCCATTTTAGGAGCTTTCAAAGCTACTGTCAAACAG GGCTTCAAAGACAATCTCCATGCCGTATTCTGCCTGGCAGAGAATGCAGTCGGACCCGCTGCAACACGGCCAGATGACATCCACACACTCTACTCTGGAAA GACCGTGGAGATCAACAACACTGATGCCGAGGGCAGGCTGGTGCTGTCTGATGGTGTGGTGTATGCCAGCAAGGACCTCTCTGCTGACATCATCCTGGATATGGCCACCCTGACAGGGGCACAG GGGATCTCCACAGGGAAGTACCATTGTGCTGTGATGACCAACAGTGAGCAGTGGGAGATGGCATGTGTGAGTGCAGGCCGCAGCAGCGGAGACCTGGCTCACCCACTGGTCTACTGCCCAGAGCTGCACTTCAGTGAGTTCACCTCAGCCGTGGCAGACATGAAGAACTCTGTGGCT gaccGGGAGAATGCTACGAGCTCCTGTGCCGGCCTCTTCATCGGCTCTCACCTGGGCTTCGACTGGCCTGGGGTCTGGGTCCATGTGGACATAGCCTCCCCCGTCCATGCT GGGGAGCGTGCTACTGGCTTCGGCGTGGCTCTGCTCATGGCTCTGTTCGGCCAGGCTTCCGACGACCCTATGCTCAACCAGGTGTCTCCTCTGGGGGCGGCCAGAATGAATGCTGCGTCCGGGGACCCGATGGTGCGCGACAGTAAAAGACGCAGACTGGTGTAA
- the LOC139414384 gene encoding EEF1A lysine methyltransferase 3-like: MAEYGEEEGFMLPVDDGLFADTFSDDSVYKFIGQELKISQVFSANLGVAAPVWDAALHLCRYFEENSLNLKGKRIIELGAGTGIVGILAARLGADVTLTDLPLAVPQLQSNVSANMPSSGWPSVAPSVLPLSWGQDQHIFPMDWDLVLGADIVYLSETYPLLLDTLVHLCKDRAVVYLSSKMREEHGTPGFYGDTLPQRFHVKLEHRDPTQNINIYSATLRGKQ; encoded by the exons ATGGCAGAatatggagaggaagagggattCATGTTGCCTGTAGACGACGGTTTATTTGCTGATACATTTTCTGATGATAGCGTGTACAAATTCATCGGTCAAGAGTTAAAGATCAGCCAGGTGTTCAGCGCCAACCTCGGCGTGGCAGCGCCAGTGTGGGACGCC GCGCTTCATCTATGCCGCTATTTCGAGGAAAACTCGCTCAACCTGAAAGGAAAGCGCATCATTGAGTTGGGCGCAGGAACTGGCATTGTTGGCATTTTGGCAGCACGTTTGG GAGCGGATGTGACCTTGACAGACCTCCCCCTTGCTGTCCCTCAACTGCAAAGCAACGTCTCGGCCAACATGCCGTCCTCTGGCTGGCCTTCTGTTGCCCCCtccgtcctccccctctcctgggGCCAAGACCAGCACATCTTCCCCATGGACTGGGACCTGGTACTGGGTGCAGACATTGTGTACCTGTCTGAGACTTACCCCCTCCTGCTGGACACACTGGTTCACCTGTGCAAGGACAGGGCAGTGGTGTACCTCTCATCCAAGATGCGAGAAGAGCACGGAACGCCTGGCTTCTATGGAGACACTCTGCCACAGAGGTTCCATGTAAAGCTGGAGCACCGCGACCCCACACAGAACATCAACATCTACAGCGCTACTCTGAGAGGGAAGCAGTGA
- the LOC139414385 gene encoding syntaxin-16-like isoform X3 gives MATRRLTDAFLLMRNNAIQNRHILAEQVSTYGTRRTLSTRSNAALADDRMALVSGIRLDPEAAIGVTKRLPPKWVDGVDEIQYEITRVRQKMKELAALHDKHTNRPTLDDSSEEEHAIEITTQEITQMFHRCQRAVRGLQSRCGHCTEQEERLLRNVVSSLAGSLQELSTNFRHTQSSYLKRMKNREERSKHFFDSGPLMEEDEDIALYDRGFTGDQLVLVEQNTVMVEEREREVRQIVQSISDLNEIFRDLAGLVVEQGTVLDRIDFNVEQSCVKTEEGLKQLQKAEQYQKKNRKMLVILILTVIVVVLILILFGTKF, from the exons ATGGCAACTAGGCGCTTGACCGATGCCTTCTTATTAATGCGGAACAATGCAATCCAAAATCGTCATATATTGGCTGAGCAAGTGAGTACATACGGCACCCGTCGTACTCTGAGTACACGTAGCAATGCTGCG TTGGCTGATGACCGCATGGCCCTGGTCTCTGGGATACGTTTGGACCCAGAAGCTGCCATCGGAGTCACCAAGAGACTGCCGCCCAAGTGGGTAGATGGGGTCGATGAG ATTCAGTATGAAATCACACGGGTCCGGCAGAAAATGAAGGAGCTGGCCGCCCTCCATGATAAGCACACGAACCGTCCCACCCTGGATGACAGCAGTGAAGAAGAGCATGCCATAGAGATCACTACTCAGGAGATCACACAG ATGTTCCACCGGTGTCAGCGTGCGGTGAGAGGTCTGCAGTCTCGCTGTGGCCACTGcacagagcaggaggagaggctTCTGAGAAACGTGGTGTCCTCTTTGGCAGGGAGCCTGCAGGAGCTGTCCACCAacttcagacacacacagtccagttACCTGAAAC GCATGAAGAATCGCGAGGAGAGATCAAAGCACTTTTTTGACTCCGGTCCTCTAATGGAGGAGGATGAAGACATAGCACTATATGACAGG GGGTTTACAGGTGACCAGCTGGTCCTGGTAGAGCAGAACACAGTGATGGTGGAGGAACGTGAGAGAGAGGTCAGACAGATTGTCCAGTCCATCTCTGACCTGAATGAGATTTTCCGAGACCTGGCTGGATTGGTGGTGGAACAG GGCACAGTACTTGACAGAATTGACTTCAATGTGGAGCAATCGTGTGTCAAAACAGAAGAGGGGTTGAAACAGTTACAAAAG GCTGAACAGTATCAGAAGAAAAACCGAAAGATGTTGGTCATTTTAATCCTTACTGTTATAGTTGTCGTTCTAATACTTATTCTATTTGGGACCAAGTTCTAG
- the LOC139414385 gene encoding syntaxin-16-like isoform X1: MATRRLTDAFLLMRNNAIQNRHILAEQVSTYGTRRTLSTRSNAADAGPFTNAVYLADDRMALVSGIRLDPEAAIGVTKRLPPKWVDGVDEIQYEITRVRQKMKELAALHDKHTNRPTLDDSSEEEHAIEITTQEITQMFHRCQRAVRGLQSRCGHCTEQEERLLRNVVSSLAGSLQELSTNFRHTQSSYLKRMKNREERSKHFFDSGPLMEEDEDIALYDRGFTGDQLVLVEQNTVMVEEREREVRQIVQSISDLNEIFRDLAGLVVEQGTVLDRIDFNVEQSCVKTEEGLKQLQKAEQYQKKNRKMLVILILTVIVVVLILILFGTKF, translated from the exons ATGGCAACTAGGCGCTTGACCGATGCCTTCTTATTAATGCGGAACAATGCAATCCAAAATCGTCATATATTGGCTGAGCAAGTGAGTACATACGGCACCCGTCGTACTCTGAGTACACGTAGCAATGCTGCG GATGCAGGGCCTTTTACAAATGCTGTCTAT TTGGCTGATGACCGCATGGCCCTGGTCTCTGGGATACGTTTGGACCCAGAAGCTGCCATCGGAGTCACCAAGAGACTGCCGCCCAAGTGGGTAGATGGGGTCGATGAG ATTCAGTATGAAATCACACGGGTCCGGCAGAAAATGAAGGAGCTGGCCGCCCTCCATGATAAGCACACGAACCGTCCCACCCTGGATGACAGCAGTGAAGAAGAGCATGCCATAGAGATCACTACTCAGGAGATCACACAG ATGTTCCACCGGTGTCAGCGTGCGGTGAGAGGTCTGCAGTCTCGCTGTGGCCACTGcacagagcaggaggagaggctTCTGAGAAACGTGGTGTCCTCTTTGGCAGGGAGCCTGCAGGAGCTGTCCACCAacttcagacacacacagtccagttACCTGAAAC GCATGAAGAATCGCGAGGAGAGATCAAAGCACTTTTTTGACTCCGGTCCTCTAATGGAGGAGGATGAAGACATAGCACTATATGACAGG GGGTTTACAGGTGACCAGCTGGTCCTGGTAGAGCAGAACACAGTGATGGTGGAGGAACGTGAGAGAGAGGTCAGACAGATTGTCCAGTCCATCTCTGACCTGAATGAGATTTTCCGAGACCTGGCTGGATTGGTGGTGGAACAG GGCACAGTACTTGACAGAATTGACTTCAATGTGGAGCAATCGTGTGTCAAAACAGAAGAGGGGTTGAAACAGTTACAAAAG GCTGAACAGTATCAGAAGAAAAACCGAAAGATGTTGGTCATTTTAATCCTTACTGTTATAGTTGTCGTTCTAATACTTATTCTATTTGGGACCAAGTTCTAG
- the LOC139414385 gene encoding syntaxin-16-like isoform X2, translating into MATRRLTDAFLLMRNNAIQNRHILAEQVSTYGTRRTLSTRSNAAELDELADDRMALVSGIRLDPEAAIGVTKRLPPKWVDGVDEIQYEITRVRQKMKELAALHDKHTNRPTLDDSSEEEHAIEITTQEITQMFHRCQRAVRGLQSRCGHCTEQEERLLRNVVSSLAGSLQELSTNFRHTQSSYLKRMKNREERSKHFFDSGPLMEEDEDIALYDRGFTGDQLVLVEQNTVMVEEREREVRQIVQSISDLNEIFRDLAGLVVEQGTVLDRIDFNVEQSCVKTEEGLKQLQKAEQYQKKNRKMLVILILTVIVVVLILILFGTKF; encoded by the exons ATGGCAACTAGGCGCTTGACCGATGCCTTCTTATTAATGCGGAACAATGCAATCCAAAATCGTCATATATTGGCTGAGCAAGTGAGTACATACGGCACCCGTCGTACTCTGAGTACACGTAGCAATGCTGCG GAGCTTGATGAG TTGGCTGATGACCGCATGGCCCTGGTCTCTGGGATACGTTTGGACCCAGAAGCTGCCATCGGAGTCACCAAGAGACTGCCGCCCAAGTGGGTAGATGGGGTCGATGAG ATTCAGTATGAAATCACACGGGTCCGGCAGAAAATGAAGGAGCTGGCCGCCCTCCATGATAAGCACACGAACCGTCCCACCCTGGATGACAGCAGTGAAGAAGAGCATGCCATAGAGATCACTACTCAGGAGATCACACAG ATGTTCCACCGGTGTCAGCGTGCGGTGAGAGGTCTGCAGTCTCGCTGTGGCCACTGcacagagcaggaggagaggctTCTGAGAAACGTGGTGTCCTCTTTGGCAGGGAGCCTGCAGGAGCTGTCCACCAacttcagacacacacagtccagttACCTGAAAC GCATGAAGAATCGCGAGGAGAGATCAAAGCACTTTTTTGACTCCGGTCCTCTAATGGAGGAGGATGAAGACATAGCACTATATGACAGG GGGTTTACAGGTGACCAGCTGGTCCTGGTAGAGCAGAACACAGTGATGGTGGAGGAACGTGAGAGAGAGGTCAGACAGATTGTCCAGTCCATCTCTGACCTGAATGAGATTTTCCGAGACCTGGCTGGATTGGTGGTGGAACAG GGCACAGTACTTGACAGAATTGACTTCAATGTGGAGCAATCGTGTGTCAAAACAGAAGAGGGGTTGAAACAGTTACAAAAG GCTGAACAGTATCAGAAGAAAAACCGAAAGATGTTGGTCATTTTAATCCTTACTGTTATAGTTGTCGTTCTAATACTTATTCTATTTGGGACCAAGTTCTAG
- the LOC139414385 gene encoding syntaxin-16-like isoform X4, producing MATRRLTDAFLLMRNNAIQNRHILAEQLADDRMALVSGIRLDPEAAIGVTKRLPPKWVDGVDEIQYEITRVRQKMKELAALHDKHTNRPTLDDSSEEEHAIEITTQEITQMFHRCQRAVRGLQSRCGHCTEQEERLLRNVVSSLAGSLQELSTNFRHTQSSYLKRMKNREERSKHFFDSGPLMEEDEDIALYDRGFTGDQLVLVEQNTVMVEEREREVRQIVQSISDLNEIFRDLAGLVVEQGTVLDRIDFNVEQSCVKTEEGLKQLQKAEQYQKKNRKMLVILILTVIVVVLILILFGTKF from the exons ATGGCAACTAGGCGCTTGACCGATGCCTTCTTATTAATGCGGAACAATGCAATCCAAAATCGTCATATATTGGCTGAGCAA TTGGCTGATGACCGCATGGCCCTGGTCTCTGGGATACGTTTGGACCCAGAAGCTGCCATCGGAGTCACCAAGAGACTGCCGCCCAAGTGGGTAGATGGGGTCGATGAG ATTCAGTATGAAATCACACGGGTCCGGCAGAAAATGAAGGAGCTGGCCGCCCTCCATGATAAGCACACGAACCGTCCCACCCTGGATGACAGCAGTGAAGAAGAGCATGCCATAGAGATCACTACTCAGGAGATCACACAG ATGTTCCACCGGTGTCAGCGTGCGGTGAGAGGTCTGCAGTCTCGCTGTGGCCACTGcacagagcaggaggagaggctTCTGAGAAACGTGGTGTCCTCTTTGGCAGGGAGCCTGCAGGAGCTGTCCACCAacttcagacacacacagtccagttACCTGAAAC GCATGAAGAATCGCGAGGAGAGATCAAAGCACTTTTTTGACTCCGGTCCTCTAATGGAGGAGGATGAAGACATAGCACTATATGACAGG GGGTTTACAGGTGACCAGCTGGTCCTGGTAGAGCAGAACACAGTGATGGTGGAGGAACGTGAGAGAGAGGTCAGACAGATTGTCCAGTCCATCTCTGACCTGAATGAGATTTTCCGAGACCTGGCTGGATTGGTGGTGGAACAG GGCACAGTACTTGACAGAATTGACTTCAATGTGGAGCAATCGTGTGTCAAAACAGAAGAGGGGTTGAAACAGTTACAAAAG GCTGAACAGTATCAGAAGAAAAACCGAAAGATGTTGGTCATTTTAATCCTTACTGTTATAGTTGTCGTTCTAATACTTATTCTATTTGGGACCAAGTTCTAG